The Kaustia mangrovi genome has a segment encoding these proteins:
- the coxB gene encoding cytochrome c oxidase subunit II: protein MVMVGAGGASAAGVGQPAEWQFGFQGAVTPVMERVTGFHNFLLWIITGVVALVTVLLLIVMVRFNRRSNPTPSKTTHNTLVEVVWTVVPVLILLAIAIPSFRLLYFERVVPEAEMTVKATGNQWYWSYEYPDQEDLSFDAILLEGDALQERRKIDPGAPRLLATDNPIVVPVDTTVRLIVTASDVIHSWAIPSFGIKIDAIPGRLNEAWFRANKIGTYYGQCSELCGQGHAYMPIDVRVVSREDFDAWQQQAESEGVEEANKMLFSRLNDGNGNQVAAAE from the coding sequence ATGGTCATGGTGGGCGCGGGCGGCGCCAGCGCGGCGGGGGTCGGCCAGCCGGCAGAGTGGCAGTTCGGCTTTCAGGGAGCCGTCACGCCGGTCATGGAGCGGGTGACGGGTTTCCACAATTTCCTGCTGTGGATCATCACCGGGGTGGTCGCCCTGGTGACGGTGCTGCTCCTGATCGTCATGGTCAGGTTCAACAGACGGTCCAATCCGACGCCGTCCAAGACCACCCACAATACGCTTGTGGAGGTTGTCTGGACCGTGGTGCCGGTGCTGATTCTGCTGGCGATCGCGATTCCCTCCTTCCGCCTGCTCTATTTCGAGCGGGTCGTGCCGGAGGCGGAGATGACCGTGAAGGCGACCGGCAACCAGTGGTACTGGTCCTATGAGTATCCCGACCAGGAGGATCTGAGCTTCGACGCCATCCTCCTGGAAGGCGACGCCCTTCAGGAGCGCCGCAAGATCGATCCGGGCGCGCCGCGCCTTCTGGCCACCGACAACCCGATCGTCGTGCCGGTCGATACCACCGTGCGTCTCATCGTGACGGCCAGCGACGTTATCCACAGCTGGGCCATTCCCTCCTTCGGCATCAAGATCGACGCCATTCCGGGACGTCTGAACGAGGCCTGGTTCCGCGCCAACAAGATCGGAACCTATTATGGCCAGTGCTCGGAGCTGTGCGGCCAGGGGCATGCCTACATGCCCATCGATGTGCGCGTGGTCAGCCGGGAAGATTTCGACGCCTGGCAGCAGCAGGCCGAGAGCGAGGGGGTCGAAGAGGCCAACAAGATGCTGTTCAGCCGCCTCAATGACGGGAACGGCAACCAGGTGGCCGCGGCCGAGTAA
- a CDS encoding invasion associated locus B family protein → MIHKSTFTAARHAAVATLIGISASLLASHAATAQQTQAPQQFGPRVNRQAQPQPPKPEVIATHGDWQVQCGEFMARAHQGSKEASDGSGSGKGDALEGQDSASGEATRKVRQCGIMQSVRSAERQNLGLTLVLVNTKQGDRDVTMMRILVPIGVFLPTGIALEIDGTAVGRVPFTRCLPQVCMAFAEATPETIEKMKQGSTANFIIYEAPGAGLSMEVSLSGFTAAYDQLNAL, encoded by the coding sequence TTGATTCACAAGTCGACTTTCACCGCCGCCAGGCACGCCGCCGTGGCGACGCTCATCGGCATTTCCGCCTCTCTTCTGGCCAGCCACGCCGCAACGGCCCAGCAGACCCAGGCCCCGCAGCAGTTCGGTCCGCGCGTGAACCGCCAGGCGCAGCCCCAGCCGCCCAAACCGGAAGTCATCGCCACCCATGGCGACTGGCAGGTCCAGTGCGGCGAGTTCATGGCACGCGCCCATCAGGGCAGCAAGGAAGCCTCGGACGGCAGCGGCTCGGGAAAGGGCGACGCGCTCGAAGGCCAGGATTCGGCATCCGGGGAGGCCACGCGGAAGGTACGCCAGTGCGGTATCATGCAGAGCGTGCGCAGCGCCGAGCGGCAGAATCTCGGCCTCACGCTGGTGCTCGTGAACACCAAGCAGGGCGACCGCGACGTGACCATGATGCGCATCCTGGTCCCCATCGGCGTGTTCCTGCCGACCGGTATCGCACTTGAGATCGACGGCACAGCGGTCGGGCGCGTGCCCTTCACCCGCTGCTTGCCTCAGGTCTGCATGGCCTTTGCGGAGGCGACGCCGGAAACCATCGAGAAGATGAAGCAGGGCTCGACCGCCAACTTCATCATCTACGAAGCGCCGGGCGCCGGCCTCAGCATGGAGGTGTCGCTGAGCGGCTTCACCGCCGCCTACGACCAGCTCAACGCGCTTTAA
- a CDS encoding HAD family hydrolase, which translates to MDGVLCRYDLSRRLEVLAGFSALAPAEIKARLWDSGFENAADAGRYRTAEAYLGAFGERLGYPLSRQEWIAARRAAMSPRPAMLAFARRFADHGGIALLTNNGPLMKEEFAAIFPEVAGLFGGRAFFSYEFGMKKPEPALFAEVLGRLGASAAETVFVDDKAHNAQGARRAGLAGLTFTSMEGFADDLAELGIDIAA; encoded by the coding sequence ATGGATGGCGTCCTCTGCCGCTACGATCTCTCCAGGCGGCTTGAGGTTCTCGCCGGTTTCTCCGCCCTCGCGCCTGCCGAGATCAAGGCGCGGCTGTGGGATTCGGGTTTCGAGAATGCCGCCGATGCCGGCCGCTACCGGACGGCCGAGGCCTATCTCGGCGCCTTCGGCGAGCGCCTGGGCTATCCCCTCTCGCGGCAGGAATGGATCGCGGCGCGCCGGGCAGCCATGTCGCCGCGACCCGCCATGCTCGCCTTCGCACGCCGATTCGCCGACCATGGCGGGATCGCGCTTCTCACCAATAACGGCCCGCTCATGAAGGAGGAGTTTGCCGCGATCTTCCCCGAGGTCGCGGGCCTCTTCGGCGGCCGCGCCTTCTTCTCCTACGAGTTCGGCATGAAGAAGCCGGAGCCCGCCCTGTTCGCCGAAGTGCTCGGGCGCCTGGGCGCAAGCGCGGCGGAGACGGTCTTCGTCGACGACAAGGCGCACAATGCGCAGGGCGCGCGCCGCGCCGGCCTTGCCGGCCTGACCTTCACGTCGATGGAGGGCTTCGCCGACGATCTCGCCGAGCTCGGCATCGATATCGCGGCATAG
- a CDS encoding DUF1127 domain-containing protein, whose product MSSNIAASEWSRRDRLMDVSMTAGPVPPPERPPFRALVGYRSRAVSAVFAFVSKSVGNWLARRRLKALLELDDHLLEDVGFDRQEIEWGLSLPLRTNAADALKDRLNTRRGQKRWMAWFELAAREPDRMERELETGSDAARRGTGLCTCGR is encoded by the coding sequence ATGTCGAGCAATATCGCCGCATCCGAATGGAGCCGGAGGGACCGTCTGATGGACGTGTCGATGACCGCAGGGCCGGTGCCGCCGCCCGAGCGCCCGCCATTCCGGGCGCTTGTCGGGTACAGGAGCAGGGCTGTTTCCGCAGTGTTCGCTTTTGTATCAAAGAGTGTCGGAAACTGGCTAGCGCGTCGGCGTCTGAAGGCGCTTCTGGAGCTCGACGACCACCTGCTCGAGGATGTCGGTTTCGACCGTCAGGAAATCGAGTGGGGGCTCTCCCTGCCATTGCGAACGAATGCTGCCGATGCGCTGAAGGATCGCCTGAACACCAGGCGCGGACAGAAGCGCTGGATGGCCTGGTTCGAACTCGCCGCGCGCGAGCCGGACCGCATGGAGCGAGAGCTGGAAACCGGGTCGGACGCCGCGCGAAGGGGCACCGGATTGTGCACCTGCGGCCGCTGA
- a CDS encoding LysR substrate-binding domain-containing protein, with protein sequence MEPSLDIDLLKTFIAIAETGSFAGAAEEVGRTQSAVSMQMKRLEELVGRPLFARDGRKSRLTADGEHLLDYARRIVRLSNEALSAISHPELSGIVHLGTPDDYAERLLPEILARFSRTHPLVQVDVECKSSGSLVQETMAGKLDLSIVTCDNNALHGEIIRSEPLVWVTSARHSVHEQSVLPLAASTPSCKWRQMAFDALDESGRPYRIAYSSANSLAVGAAVLSGLAVAAIPEIILRPGMRVLCEADGFPRLGDFHIGLVRSPQRTNSAIDVLAEHISDSLARIDRPMMAAE encoded by the coding sequence ATGGAACCGTCCCTCGACATCGATCTCCTCAAGACCTTCATCGCCATCGCGGAGACGGGCAGCTTCGCCGGCGCCGCGGAAGAAGTCGGGCGCACCCAGTCGGCGGTCTCCATGCAGATGAAGCGGCTGGAGGAGCTCGTCGGGCGCCCGCTATTCGCCCGCGACGGGCGAAAGAGCCGGCTCACGGCGGATGGCGAGCACCTGCTCGACTATGCCCGCCGCATTGTCAGGCTCTCCAACGAGGCGCTGTCGGCGATCAGCCACCCCGAACTGTCGGGCATCGTGCATCTCGGCACGCCGGACGACTATGCCGAGCGGCTCCTGCCGGAGATCCTCGCCCGCTTCTCGCGCACCCATCCGCTGGTTCAGGTCGATGTGGAATGCAAGAGCAGCGGATCCCTCGTCCAGGAGACGATGGCGGGCAAGCTCGACCTGTCGATCGTGACCTGCGACAACAACGCGCTCCACGGAGAGATCATCCGGTCGGAGCCCCTGGTCTGGGTCACCTCCGCGCGCCACAGCGTACACGAGCAGTCCGTCCTGCCGCTCGCCGCCTCCACGCCGAGCTGCAAGTGGCGCCAGATGGCGTTCGACGCCCTCGACGAGTCGGGCCGGCCCTATCGCATCGCCTATTCCAGCGCGAACAGCCTGGCCGTCGGGGCCGCCGTCCTGTCCGGCCTGGCGGTCGCGGCCATTCCGGAGATCATCCTGCGCCCGGGCATGCGGGTCCTGTGCGAGGCCGATGGCTTCCCCAGGCTCGGCGACTTCCATATCGGCCTGGTTCGCTCGCCCCAGCGCACCAACAGCGCGATCGACGTTCTCGCGGAACATATCTCCGACAGCCTCGCGCGCATCGACCGGCCCATGATGGCCGCCGAATAG